The window GGCGCGCGGCTGGCCTTGTCGCGCACCAGTTCGATAGCCAGGATCATTCCGGTCTGCCGCACCTCGGCAATGTGAGGGTGGTCGACCAGGTGCGCTGTCTGGCGTGCCATCGCCGCCGCCAATGCGCGGTTACGCTCCAGCACCGGTTCGGTGGCAAAAATATCCAGGGTGGCCAGCGCCGCGGCGCAGCCGAGCGGATTGCCGGTGTAGCTGTGGGAATGCAGAAAGGCCCGCTCGCTGGCGTACTCGGCATAGAAGGCCTGGTACACGGTGTCGGTGGTCAACACCACCGCCAGCGGCAGGTAACCACCGGTCAGACCCTTGGACAGGCACAGAAAATCCGGCGCGATGCCGGCCTGCTCGCAGGCGAACAGCGTACCGGTACGGCCAAAGCCGACCGCGATTTCGTCGGCGATCAGATGTACCTGATAGCGATCACACAGCGCGCGCAAACCGGTGAGGTAATCGGCATGATGCATGCGCATGCCCCCGGCGCATTGCACCAGCGGTTCGATGATCACCGCGCAGACCTCGTGCGCGTGCCGCTCGAGCAGCGCCTGCATGTCGGCCAGACGCCGCTGCGCCACCGCCGCCCAGCTTTCGCCCGACTCGCGGGCGTACGCATCCGGTGACGGTGCGGTGATCGGCGCGCGCAGCAGTTCGGCATAGGCATCCCGGTACAGGCCGACGTCGCCCATGCCCAGCGCGCCCAGCGTCTCGCCGTGGTAGGCACCGGTCAGGTTGATGACGCGGGATTTACCGGCGATGCCGCTATTGCGCCAGTAGTGGTAACTCATCTTGAGTGCCACCTCGACCGCCGCCGAACCGTTGTCGGCAAAGAAACAGCGGCTCAGGGTCGGCGGCGTCAGGGCCACCAGGCGCTCGGCCAGCAGCAGCGCCGGTTCGTGCGAAAAACCGCCGAAAATGACATGTTCGAGCTGGCTCGCCTGTGTCGCCACGGCAGCCGAAATACGCGGATTGACGTGGCCGAACAGGTTCACCCACCAGGAACTGATGGCGTCCAGGTAACGCTTGCCGTCGTAGTCTTCCAGCCACACGCCGGCGCCG of the Immundisolibacter sp. genome contains:
- a CDS encoding adenosylmethionine--8-amino-7-oxononanoate transaminase yields the protein MNNADFVARDLAVLWHPCTQMQDHEWLPLVPIRRGAGVWLEDYDGKRYLDAISSWWVNLFGHVNPRISAAVATQASQLEHVIFGGFSHEPALLLAERLVALTPPTLSRCFFADNGSAAVEVALKMSYHYWRNSGIAGKSRVINLTGAYHGETLGALGMGDVGLYRDAYAELLRAPITAPSPDAYARESGESWAAVAQRRLADMQALLERHAHEVCAVIIEPLVQCAGGMRMHHADYLTGLRALCDRYQVHLIADEIAVGFGRTGTLFACEQAGIAPDFLCLSKGLTGGYLPLAVVLTTDTVYQAFYAEYASERAFLHSHSYTGNPLGCAAALATLDIFATEPVLERNRALAAAMARQTAHLVDHPHIAEVRQTGMILAIELVRDKASRAPFPWQERRGLRVYQHGLEHGVLLRPLGNVVYFMPPYVITEDEIAHLARVACRGIDLAVAD